In a single window of the Diospyros lotus cultivar Yz01 chromosome 10, ASM1463336v1, whole genome shotgun sequence genome:
- the LOC127811970 gene encoding uncharacterized protein LOC127811970 isoform X2: MEKMNEAIEKMKILAGIEVEDAATSNYENEGSRSFAFLDDFDATCTLSAKQRLHGFAICLVAGLTCTLLSMLVFFNPIKFGITFTFGNLLALGSTAFLIGPKRQVTMMLDPVRIYATAIYIASMIVALFCALYVRNKLLTLLAITLEFGGLI; the protein is encoded by the exons ATGGAGAAGATGAACGAGGCAATCGAGAAGATGAAGATTTTGGCGGGGATAGAGGTGGAAGATGCTGCTACTTCTAATTACGAAAACGAGGGTTCCAGATCTTTTGCTTTCTTAGACGACTTCGACGCTACCTGCACTTTGTCCGCCAAGCAG AGGCTTCACGGATTTGCCATATGCTTGGTTGCTGGTTTAACTTGCACACTCTTG TCTATGCTTGTTTTCTTCAATCCAATCAAGTTCGGGATAACTTTTACCTTTGGCAATTTGCTCGCACTAGGGAG CACAGCTTTTCTCATAGGCCCCAAAAGGCAGGTGACAATGATGCTTGACCCAGTTCGTATTTATGCGACTGCTATATACATAGCAAGCATGATAGTTGCGCTCTTTTGTGCCCTTTAT GTTCGTAACAAGCTATTGACACTATTGGCAATCACATTGGAGTTTGGTG